The following coding sequences lie in one Hippoglossus hippoglossus isolate fHipHip1 chromosome 14, fHipHip1.pri, whole genome shotgun sequence genomic window:
- the hyou1 gene encoding hypoxia up-regulated protein 1 isoform X2 yields MGEKRMLAPVALFCLVLAMLPSHTVTLAVMSVDLGSEWMKMAIVKPGVPMEIVLNKESRRKTPIAVCLKENERLFGDNALGMSVKNPKTVYRHLQSLLGKKHENLQVALYQKRFPEHQMEVDPVRGTTYFKNSEEMQFNPEELLGMVLNYSRGLCQDYAEQPIKDAVITVPSFFNQAERRAVLQAAQMGGLKVLQIINDNTAVALNYGVFRRKDIDNTAKNVMFYDMGSGSTTATIVTYQTVKTKEFGTQPQLQIRGVGFDRGLGGFEMDLRLRDHLAKLFNAQKKSTKDVRENHRAMAKLLKEAQRLKTVLSANMDFMAQVEGLMDDIDFKSKVTRSDFEEMCADLFERVPRPVEEALAVAEMKLDEIEQVILVGGATRVPKVQEVLLKAVGKEELGKNINADEAAAMGAVYQAAALSKAFKVKPFLVRDAAVFPIQVEFTREAEEDGVKTSKHNKRILFQRMAPYPQRKVITFNRYNDDFSFEINYGDLSFLSQDDLSVFGSVNLTTVKLSGVGSSFQKHADAESKGIKAHFNMDESGVLLLDRVESVFETIVEEKEEESTLTKLGNTISTLFGGGSSEPAPNVTEPILDEEEVPPESGKDDKDEKDDKDEKDEAAKEKQDDSEKSEKTEEKSQEQTEEEGSKNDAKEEKEGEKSANAEAEKEKEEEEEKKAKPQKKTKISDEITVELIIKDIFDPTADILTSSKKKLQDLTDRDLAKQEREKTLNSLEAFVFETQDKLYQEDYQLVVSEEEKEQISAKLTEVSEWMDEDGYTASTKQLRERLSQLRSLCKDMFFRVEERRKWPDRLAALNGMLNTSSFFLRSARLIPEDDQIFTEVELNMLETLINETGTWKNETVTQQEKRSPKERPVLLSKDIESKLALLDREVNYLLNKAKFAKPKAKPKAKNATSSEKGSKANNTAEEKVIPPTETTDPKSESPEEAQPGDAPPTESTVHKDSDSQSQPSEETTTTAPRDKAKPDNHIDDEL; encoded by the exons ATGGGGGAGAAGAGGATGCTGGCACCGGTTGCTCTCTTCTGCCTTGTTCTGGCAATGTTGCCTTCTCACACAG tgacTTTAGCTGTCATGTCAGTTGACCTGGGCAGTGAGTGGATGAAAATGGCGATAGTGAAACCTGGCGTGCCAATGGAGATAGTTCTCAACAA GGAGTCACGGAGGAAAACGCCTATTGCCGTGTGTCTCAAAGAGAATGAGAGACTTTTTGGAGACAATGCACTGGGAATG TCTGTGAAGAACCCCAAAACTGTATATAGGCACCTCCAAAGCCTACTGGGTAAAAAGCATGAGAACCTCCAGGTGGCGCTCTACCAGAAACGTTTTCCTGAGCACCAGATGGAGGTGGACCCAGTGAGAGGGACAACTTACTTTAAAAACTCAGa AGAGATGCAGTTCAATCCTGAGGAGCTCCTTGGGATGGTGCTCAATTACTCTCGTGGACTGTGTCAGGACTATGCAG AACAACCAATCAAAGATGCAGTGATCACCGTCCCATCCTTTTTCAACCAGGCAGAGCGTAGGGCAGTCTTGCAGGCCGCACAGATGGGCGGTCTAAAGGTCCTTCAGATCATCAATGACAACACAGCCGTGGCCTTGAACTACGGGGTCTTCAGGAGGAAAGATATCGACAACACAGCTAAG aatgtgatgttttatgacATGGGCTCGGGTAGCACTACTGCCACCATTGTCACGTATCAGACGGTCAAAACCAAGGAGTTTGGCACCCAGCCCCAGTTGCAGATCCGAGGTGTCGG GTTTGACCGTGGGTTGGGGGGCTTTGAGATGGACCTGCGACTGCGGGACCACCTGGCCAAACTGTTCAACGCGCAGAAGAAGAGCACTAAAGATGTGAGGGAGAACCATCGGGCCATGGCCAAACTGCTCAAAGAGGCCCAGAGGCTAAAGACGGTGCTTAGTGCAAACATGGACTTCATGGCTCAG GTGGAAGGTTTGATGGATGACATTGACTTCAAATCGAAGGTGACCAGGTCTGACTTTGAAGAAATGTGTGCTGATCTTTTTGAAAGGGTGCCTCGCCCGGTGGAGGAGGCCCTCGCTGTTGCAGAAATGAAGCTG GATGAAATTGAGCAGGTGATTTTAGTCGGTGGCGCCACCCGCGTCCCTAAAGTTCAGGAAGTGCTGCTCAAAGCTGTGGGGAA GGAGGAGCTGGGGAAGAACATCAATGCAGATGAGGCTGCAGCCATGGGTGCCGTGTACCAGGCTGCTGCCCTCAGCAAGGCCTTCAAGGTCAAACCTTTCCTGGTCAGAGATGCCGCTGTCTTCCCCATTCAG GTGGAGTTCACCcgtgaggcagaggaggatggGGTCAAAACTTCGAAACACAACAAACGTATCCTCTTCCAGAGGATGGCGCCCTACCCCCAGCGCAAGGTCATAACATTCAACCGCTACAACGATGACTTTTCCTTCGAAATCAACTACGGAGACCTCAGCTTCCTGAGTCAGGATGACCTCAG tgtgtttggCTCTGTGAACCTGACCACTGTCAAACTGTCTGGAGTGGGCAGCAGCTTCCAGAAGCACGCAGACGCTGAGTCAAAAGGCATCAAAGCCCATTTCAACATGGATGAAAGTGGAGTGCTCCTGCTGGATCGG GTGGAGTCTGTCTTTGAGACAattgtggaggaaaaagaagaggaatcGACATTAACTA AACTGGGTAACACAATTTCTACCTTGTTTGGAGGAGGATCCTCAGAACCTGCCCCAAATGTAACTGAGCCTATCCTG gatgaggaggaagtaCCACCAGAGTCAGGAAAGGACGACAAGGACGAAAAGGACGACAAGGACGAG AAGGACGAGGCTGCCAAGGAAAAGCAGGATGATtctgaaaaaagtgaaaagactgaagagaaaagccaggaacagacagaggaggaaggcagCAAGAATGATGCCAAA gaggaaaaggaaggagagaaatcTGCAAACGCTGAGGccgagaaggagaaggaggaggaggaagagaagaaggcCAAACCTCAGAAAAAGACCAAGATCTCTGATGAGATCACAGTGGAACTGATCATCAAGGACATCTTCGATCCCACTGCAGATATTCTCACTTCCTCTAAAAAGAA GCTGCAAGATTTGACAGACAGAGACCTGGCCAAACAGGAACGAGAGAAGACACTCAACAGTTTGGAAGCGTTTGTCTTTGAGACACAG GACAAACTGTACCAAGAGGATTATCAGCTGGTggtgtcagaggaggagaaggagcagatcTCTGCCAAGCTGACGGAGGTGTCAGAGTGGATGGATGAGGATGGTTACACGGCCTCCACCAAACAGCTAAGGGAGAGGCTGTCTCAGCTGAGGAGCTTGTGCAAGGACATGTTTTtcagggtggaggagaggcGCAAGTGGCCGGACCGCCTGGCTGCTCTGAACGGTATGCTCAACACCTCCAGCTTCTTCTTAAG GAGTGCCAGACTGATTCCTGAAGACGACCAGATCTTCACTGAAGTTGAGCTGAATATGTTAGAAACCCTCATCAATGAAACAGGG ACATGGAAGAACGAGACGGtgacacagcaggagaaacgCTCTCCAAAAGAGCGACCGGTCCTGCTGTCCAAAGACATCGAGTCCAAGCTGGCACTGCTGGATCGAGAGGTCAACTACTTACTCAACAAGGCCAAGTTTGCCAAACCCAAGGCTAAACCCAAAGCTAAAAACGCCACCAGCTCAGAGAAAGGCAGCAAGGCCAATAACACAGCTGAGGAGAAAGTCATCCCTCCCACAGAGACCACAGACCCGAAGAGCG AAAGTCCAGAAGAGGCTCAGCCGGGCGACGCCCCGCCTACCGAGAGCACTGTACACAAAGACTcagacagccaatcacagccctcGGAAGAAACAACAACCACAG CACCAAGGGACAAGGCCAAACCTGACAACCATATAGACGATGAATTATAA
- the hyou1 gene encoding hypoxia up-regulated protein 1 isoform X4, producing the protein MGEKRMLAPVALFCLVLAMLPSHTVTLAVMSVDLGSEWMKMAIVKPGVPMEIVLNKESRRKTPIAVCLKENERLFGDNALGMSVKNPKTVYRHLQSLLGKKHENLQVALYQKRFPEHQMEVDPVRGTTYFKNSEEMQFNPEELLGMVLNYSRGLCQDYAEQPIKDAVITVPSFFNQAERRAVLQAAQMGGLKVLQIINDNTAVALNYGVFRRKDIDNTAKNVMFYDMGSGSTTATIVTYQTVKTKEFGTQPQLQIRGVGFDRGLGGFEMDLRLRDHLAKLFNAQKKSTKDVRENHRAMAKLLKEAQRLKTVLSANMDFMAQVEGLMDDIDFKSKVTRSDFEEMCADLFERVPRPVEEALAVAEMKLDEIEQVILVGGATRVPKVQEVLLKAVGKEELGKNINADEAAAMGAVYQAAALSKAFKVKPFLVRDAAVFPIQVEFTREAEEDGVKTSKHNKRILFQRMAPYPQRKVITFNRYNDDFSFEINYGDLSFLSQDDLSVFGSVNLTTVKLSGVGSSFQKHADAESKGIKAHFNMDESGVLLLDRVESVFETIVEEKEEESTLTKLGNTISTLFGGGSSEPAPNVTEPILDEEEVPPESGKDDKDEKDDKDEQDDSEKSEKTEEKSQEQTEEEGSKNDAKEEKEGEKSANAEAEKEKEEEEEKKAKPQKKTKISDEITVELIIKDIFDPTADILTSSKKKLQDLTDRDLAKQEREKTLNSLEAFVFETQDKLYQEDYQLVVSEEEKEQISAKLTEVSEWMDEDGYTASTKQLRERLSQLRSLCKDMFFRVEERRKWPDRLAALNGMLNTSSFFLRSARLIPEDDQIFTEVELNMLETLINETGTWKNETVTQQEKRSPKERPVLLSKDIESKLALLDREVNYLLNKAKFAKPKAKPKAKNATSSEKGSKANNTAEEKVIPPTETTDPKSESPEEAQPGDAPPTESTVHKDSDSQSQPSEETTTTAPRDKAKPDNHIDDEL; encoded by the exons ATGGGGGAGAAGAGGATGCTGGCACCGGTTGCTCTCTTCTGCCTTGTTCTGGCAATGTTGCCTTCTCACACAG tgacTTTAGCTGTCATGTCAGTTGACCTGGGCAGTGAGTGGATGAAAATGGCGATAGTGAAACCTGGCGTGCCAATGGAGATAGTTCTCAACAA GGAGTCACGGAGGAAAACGCCTATTGCCGTGTGTCTCAAAGAGAATGAGAGACTTTTTGGAGACAATGCACTGGGAATG TCTGTGAAGAACCCCAAAACTGTATATAGGCACCTCCAAAGCCTACTGGGTAAAAAGCATGAGAACCTCCAGGTGGCGCTCTACCAGAAACGTTTTCCTGAGCACCAGATGGAGGTGGACCCAGTGAGAGGGACAACTTACTTTAAAAACTCAGa AGAGATGCAGTTCAATCCTGAGGAGCTCCTTGGGATGGTGCTCAATTACTCTCGTGGACTGTGTCAGGACTATGCAG AACAACCAATCAAAGATGCAGTGATCACCGTCCCATCCTTTTTCAACCAGGCAGAGCGTAGGGCAGTCTTGCAGGCCGCACAGATGGGCGGTCTAAAGGTCCTTCAGATCATCAATGACAACACAGCCGTGGCCTTGAACTACGGGGTCTTCAGGAGGAAAGATATCGACAACACAGCTAAG aatgtgatgttttatgacATGGGCTCGGGTAGCACTACTGCCACCATTGTCACGTATCAGACGGTCAAAACCAAGGAGTTTGGCACCCAGCCCCAGTTGCAGATCCGAGGTGTCGG GTTTGACCGTGGGTTGGGGGGCTTTGAGATGGACCTGCGACTGCGGGACCACCTGGCCAAACTGTTCAACGCGCAGAAGAAGAGCACTAAAGATGTGAGGGAGAACCATCGGGCCATGGCCAAACTGCTCAAAGAGGCCCAGAGGCTAAAGACGGTGCTTAGTGCAAACATGGACTTCATGGCTCAG GTGGAAGGTTTGATGGATGACATTGACTTCAAATCGAAGGTGACCAGGTCTGACTTTGAAGAAATGTGTGCTGATCTTTTTGAAAGGGTGCCTCGCCCGGTGGAGGAGGCCCTCGCTGTTGCAGAAATGAAGCTG GATGAAATTGAGCAGGTGATTTTAGTCGGTGGCGCCACCCGCGTCCCTAAAGTTCAGGAAGTGCTGCTCAAAGCTGTGGGGAA GGAGGAGCTGGGGAAGAACATCAATGCAGATGAGGCTGCAGCCATGGGTGCCGTGTACCAGGCTGCTGCCCTCAGCAAGGCCTTCAAGGTCAAACCTTTCCTGGTCAGAGATGCCGCTGTCTTCCCCATTCAG GTGGAGTTCACCcgtgaggcagaggaggatggGGTCAAAACTTCGAAACACAACAAACGTATCCTCTTCCAGAGGATGGCGCCCTACCCCCAGCGCAAGGTCATAACATTCAACCGCTACAACGATGACTTTTCCTTCGAAATCAACTACGGAGACCTCAGCTTCCTGAGTCAGGATGACCTCAG tgtgtttggCTCTGTGAACCTGACCACTGTCAAACTGTCTGGAGTGGGCAGCAGCTTCCAGAAGCACGCAGACGCTGAGTCAAAAGGCATCAAAGCCCATTTCAACATGGATGAAAGTGGAGTGCTCCTGCTGGATCGG GTGGAGTCTGTCTTTGAGACAattgtggaggaaaaagaagaggaatcGACATTAACTA AACTGGGTAACACAATTTCTACCTTGTTTGGAGGAGGATCCTCAGAACCTGCCCCAAATGTAACTGAGCCTATCCTG gatgaggaggaagtaCCACCAGAGTCAGGAAAGGACGACAAGGACGAAAAGGACGACAAGGACGAG CAGGATGATtctgaaaaaagtgaaaagactgaagagaaaagccaggaacagacagaggaggaaggcagCAAGAATGATGCCAAA gaggaaaaggaaggagagaaatcTGCAAACGCTGAGGccgagaaggagaaggaggaggaggaagagaagaaggcCAAACCTCAGAAAAAGACCAAGATCTCTGATGAGATCACAGTGGAACTGATCATCAAGGACATCTTCGATCCCACTGCAGATATTCTCACTTCCTCTAAAAAGAA GCTGCAAGATTTGACAGACAGAGACCTGGCCAAACAGGAACGAGAGAAGACACTCAACAGTTTGGAAGCGTTTGTCTTTGAGACACAG GACAAACTGTACCAAGAGGATTATCAGCTGGTggtgtcagaggaggagaaggagcagatcTCTGCCAAGCTGACGGAGGTGTCAGAGTGGATGGATGAGGATGGTTACACGGCCTCCACCAAACAGCTAAGGGAGAGGCTGTCTCAGCTGAGGAGCTTGTGCAAGGACATGTTTTtcagggtggaggagaggcGCAAGTGGCCGGACCGCCTGGCTGCTCTGAACGGTATGCTCAACACCTCCAGCTTCTTCTTAAG GAGTGCCAGACTGATTCCTGAAGACGACCAGATCTTCACTGAAGTTGAGCTGAATATGTTAGAAACCCTCATCAATGAAACAGGG ACATGGAAGAACGAGACGGtgacacagcaggagaaacgCTCTCCAAAAGAGCGACCGGTCCTGCTGTCCAAAGACATCGAGTCCAAGCTGGCACTGCTGGATCGAGAGGTCAACTACTTACTCAACAAGGCCAAGTTTGCCAAACCCAAGGCTAAACCCAAAGCTAAAAACGCCACCAGCTCAGAGAAAGGCAGCAAGGCCAATAACACAGCTGAGGAGAAAGTCATCCCTCCCACAGAGACCACAGACCCGAAGAGCG AAAGTCCAGAAGAGGCTCAGCCGGGCGACGCCCCGCCTACCGAGAGCACTGTACACAAAGACTcagacagccaatcacagccctcGGAAGAAACAACAACCACAG CACCAAGGGACAAGGCCAAACCTGACAACCATATAGACGATGAATTATAA
- the hyou1 gene encoding hypoxia up-regulated protein 1 isoform X3, which translates to MGEKRMLAPVALFCLVLAMLPSHTVTLAVMSVDLGSEWMKMAIVKPGVPMEIVLNKESRRKTPIAVCLKENERLFGDNALGMSVKNPKTVYRHLQSLLGKKHENLQVALYQKRFPEHQMEVDPVRGTTYFKNSEEMQFNPEELLGMVLNYSRGLCQDYAEQPIKDAVITVPSFFNQAERRAVLQAAQMGGLKVLQIINDNTAVALNYGVFRRKDIDNTAKNVMFYDMGSGSTTATIVTYQTVKTKEFGTQPQLQIRGVGFDRGLGGFEMDLRLRDHLAKLFNAQKKSTKDVRENHRAMAKLLKEAQRLKTVLSANMDFMAQVEGLMDDIDFKSKVTRSDFEEMCADLFERVPRPVEEALAVAEMKLDEIEQVILVGGATRVPKVQEVLLKAVGKEELGKNINADEAAAMGAVYQAAALSKAFKVKPFLVRDAAVFPIQVEFTREAEEDGVKTSKHNKRILFQRMAPYPQRKVITFNRYNDDFSFEINYGDLSFLSQDDLSVFGSVNLTTVKLSGVGSSFQKHADAESKGIKAHFNMDESGVLLLDRVESVFETIVEEKEEESTLTKLGNTISTLFGGGSSEPAPNVTEPILDEEEVPPESGKDDKDEKDDKDDKEKQDDSEKSEKTEEKSQEQTEEEGSKNDAKEEKEGEKSANAEAEKEKEEEEEKKAKPQKKTKISDEITVELIIKDIFDPTADILTSSKKKLQDLTDRDLAKQEREKTLNSLEAFVFETQDKLYQEDYQLVVSEEEKEQISAKLTEVSEWMDEDGYTASTKQLRERLSQLRSLCKDMFFRVEERRKWPDRLAALNGMLNTSSFFLRSARLIPEDDQIFTEVELNMLETLINETGTWKNETVTQQEKRSPKERPVLLSKDIESKLALLDREVNYLLNKAKFAKPKAKPKAKNATSSEKGSKANNTAEEKVIPPTETTDPKSESPEEAQPGDAPPTESTVHKDSDSQSQPSEETTTTAPRDKAKPDNHIDDEL; encoded by the exons ATGGGGGAGAAGAGGATGCTGGCACCGGTTGCTCTCTTCTGCCTTGTTCTGGCAATGTTGCCTTCTCACACAG tgacTTTAGCTGTCATGTCAGTTGACCTGGGCAGTGAGTGGATGAAAATGGCGATAGTGAAACCTGGCGTGCCAATGGAGATAGTTCTCAACAA GGAGTCACGGAGGAAAACGCCTATTGCCGTGTGTCTCAAAGAGAATGAGAGACTTTTTGGAGACAATGCACTGGGAATG TCTGTGAAGAACCCCAAAACTGTATATAGGCACCTCCAAAGCCTACTGGGTAAAAAGCATGAGAACCTCCAGGTGGCGCTCTACCAGAAACGTTTTCCTGAGCACCAGATGGAGGTGGACCCAGTGAGAGGGACAACTTACTTTAAAAACTCAGa AGAGATGCAGTTCAATCCTGAGGAGCTCCTTGGGATGGTGCTCAATTACTCTCGTGGACTGTGTCAGGACTATGCAG AACAACCAATCAAAGATGCAGTGATCACCGTCCCATCCTTTTTCAACCAGGCAGAGCGTAGGGCAGTCTTGCAGGCCGCACAGATGGGCGGTCTAAAGGTCCTTCAGATCATCAATGACAACACAGCCGTGGCCTTGAACTACGGGGTCTTCAGGAGGAAAGATATCGACAACACAGCTAAG aatgtgatgttttatgacATGGGCTCGGGTAGCACTACTGCCACCATTGTCACGTATCAGACGGTCAAAACCAAGGAGTTTGGCACCCAGCCCCAGTTGCAGATCCGAGGTGTCGG GTTTGACCGTGGGTTGGGGGGCTTTGAGATGGACCTGCGACTGCGGGACCACCTGGCCAAACTGTTCAACGCGCAGAAGAAGAGCACTAAAGATGTGAGGGAGAACCATCGGGCCATGGCCAAACTGCTCAAAGAGGCCCAGAGGCTAAAGACGGTGCTTAGTGCAAACATGGACTTCATGGCTCAG GTGGAAGGTTTGATGGATGACATTGACTTCAAATCGAAGGTGACCAGGTCTGACTTTGAAGAAATGTGTGCTGATCTTTTTGAAAGGGTGCCTCGCCCGGTGGAGGAGGCCCTCGCTGTTGCAGAAATGAAGCTG GATGAAATTGAGCAGGTGATTTTAGTCGGTGGCGCCACCCGCGTCCCTAAAGTTCAGGAAGTGCTGCTCAAAGCTGTGGGGAA GGAGGAGCTGGGGAAGAACATCAATGCAGATGAGGCTGCAGCCATGGGTGCCGTGTACCAGGCTGCTGCCCTCAGCAAGGCCTTCAAGGTCAAACCTTTCCTGGTCAGAGATGCCGCTGTCTTCCCCATTCAG GTGGAGTTCACCcgtgaggcagaggaggatggGGTCAAAACTTCGAAACACAACAAACGTATCCTCTTCCAGAGGATGGCGCCCTACCCCCAGCGCAAGGTCATAACATTCAACCGCTACAACGATGACTTTTCCTTCGAAATCAACTACGGAGACCTCAGCTTCCTGAGTCAGGATGACCTCAG tgtgtttggCTCTGTGAACCTGACCACTGTCAAACTGTCTGGAGTGGGCAGCAGCTTCCAGAAGCACGCAGACGCTGAGTCAAAAGGCATCAAAGCCCATTTCAACATGGATGAAAGTGGAGTGCTCCTGCTGGATCGG GTGGAGTCTGTCTTTGAGACAattgtggaggaaaaagaagaggaatcGACATTAACTA AACTGGGTAACACAATTTCTACCTTGTTTGGAGGAGGATCCTCAGAACCTGCCCCAAATGTAACTGAGCCTATCCTG gatgaggaggaagtaCCACCAGAGTCAGGAAAGGACGACAAGGACGAAAAGGACGACAAGGACGA CAAGGAAAAGCAGGATGATtctgaaaaaagtgaaaagactgaagagaaaagccaggaacagacagaggaggaaggcagCAAGAATGATGCCAAA gaggaaaaggaaggagagaaatcTGCAAACGCTGAGGccgagaaggagaaggaggaggaggaagagaagaaggcCAAACCTCAGAAAAAGACCAAGATCTCTGATGAGATCACAGTGGAACTGATCATCAAGGACATCTTCGATCCCACTGCAGATATTCTCACTTCCTCTAAAAAGAA GCTGCAAGATTTGACAGACAGAGACCTGGCCAAACAGGAACGAGAGAAGACACTCAACAGTTTGGAAGCGTTTGTCTTTGAGACACAG GACAAACTGTACCAAGAGGATTATCAGCTGGTggtgtcagaggaggagaaggagcagatcTCTGCCAAGCTGACGGAGGTGTCAGAGTGGATGGATGAGGATGGTTACACGGCCTCCACCAAACAGCTAAGGGAGAGGCTGTCTCAGCTGAGGAGCTTGTGCAAGGACATGTTTTtcagggtggaggagaggcGCAAGTGGCCGGACCGCCTGGCTGCTCTGAACGGTATGCTCAACACCTCCAGCTTCTTCTTAAG GAGTGCCAGACTGATTCCTGAAGACGACCAGATCTTCACTGAAGTTGAGCTGAATATGTTAGAAACCCTCATCAATGAAACAGGG ACATGGAAGAACGAGACGGtgacacagcaggagaaacgCTCTCCAAAAGAGCGACCGGTCCTGCTGTCCAAAGACATCGAGTCCAAGCTGGCACTGCTGGATCGAGAGGTCAACTACTTACTCAACAAGGCCAAGTTTGCCAAACCCAAGGCTAAACCCAAAGCTAAAAACGCCACCAGCTCAGAGAAAGGCAGCAAGGCCAATAACACAGCTGAGGAGAAAGTCATCCCTCCCACAGAGACCACAGACCCGAAGAGCG AAAGTCCAGAAGAGGCTCAGCCGGGCGACGCCCCGCCTACCGAGAGCACTGTACACAAAGACTcagacagccaatcacagccctcGGAAGAAACAACAACCACAG CACCAAGGGACAAGGCCAAACCTGACAACCATATAGACGATGAATTATAA